Part of the Thermoanaerobacter uzonensis DSM 18761 genome is shown below.
GGAAGCATAATCTGTTAAATGTGCCTTTGGAAGAGCTTGCAAAGACAACAGTAGGGCTCACAAAGGAGATGCAGGAGTACTTTAAGAAGGCAGTAAGAGATAGAAAAAACATCATGGTTGCAGGAGAAACAGGCGCAGGAAAGACTACTTTTATAAACTCTTTAAGCTTTGAGATTCAAGAAAAACATGTAGTAGCAGTTTTAGAGGATACAAGAGAGATTAAGCTTCGCATACCTTACGTGTACTACTTCAAAACAAGAAAAGGGACAGCGGAGGCAAGGGATGTGAGCTACTCTGACATCTTAAAAGACTGCTTAAGAGCAGACCCCGACAGAATAATTTTGACAGAAATACGTACACCTGAAAGTGCCTATGAGCTCATACACGTTTTAAACAGCGGCCACAGAGGCTCTATGACGACAATACATGCAAATTCATGCTTGGATGCTTTATTAAGGCTTGAAATGCTGATACAGGAGTTTAAGAATTTAGATTACA
Proteins encoded:
- a CDS encoding CpaF family protein — translated: LKDPEVTDIHVNGTKIMYKKAGVKINAEEEFPNEQAVRVIQDRILAPLNKSINIANPSQDAELYDGSRALLVIPPESDKPVIIIRKHNLLNVPLEELAKTTVGLTKEMQEYFKKAVRDRKNIMVAGETGAGKTTFINSLSFEIQEKHVVAVLEDTREIKLRIPYVYYFKTRKGTAEARDVSYSDILKDCLRADPDRIILTEIRTPESAYELIHVLNSGHRGSMTTIHANSCLDALLRLEMLIQEFKNLDYRIIRKLISRAVDIIVFLRLAEDEKGNLKGRELAEVVEIEGIDENGDYILKHVVGD